AGATAAAAATTAATAAAAGAAGCAGTGATTTTTTCATGTTCAGTTTTTTAGAAATCATTTTTGAATGATCAGTTGAATTACTTCATTTTTATCTGAAACCAAAATGTAAATTCCATTTGAGAGTGATCCTAAATCAGCAGATTCACAATTTTCAAAGTGAAGCAATTTTTTACCATGCATATCAAAAACAGCAAATGTTGATTTTTCAGACAAGTGAATTATGCCGTTTGAAGGGTTAGGGTAAACCTGCAATGATTTCAAACCATGCTCACTTAATTGTGTTGTATTGTTGTTTTGTAATGGGGTTGGTCCGTCAAACACAGCAAATGTATTAGATCCGTTAGGGTAGCGTCCAAATGAATAGTTTGAAGATGTTGCCGGGTACATTAATTCATCCATTAGTATTCCTTCAGATGTTTTCAGGTAAATGGTATTGATTGCGTTAGTAAGGTCACCTGAGGTATGATTTTCACCTTGATATGCTTCACCATCAAACCAGAAAAGTAAATATCCGTTTGCAGGTATGACCGTGCCGTTAGGAATTGTCCAGCTGTGCGTGCTCCATTGGAAAACACATCCTGAAAGGTTCATTGGCTTGTCATTTGGATTGAACAATTCAAGCCAATCATCATGCTCTTCAAAATTGTCTTCAAGATGATTTGTGTTTGATGCCATCAATTCATTAATGACTACAGATTGATATGTGTCATCTGTTTCAAAAATGGCGGTGAATACAGAGTCACCTGATGGATTCCAAAGAATTGTTTCATCGGTAATTCCACTCTCTTGCCATTCAACAAAACGATATCCGGGTTTAGCAATTGCGGTTAACGGCAATTCAACGGTGTTCATATAATATCCATTCCAAGGATAAACCGGATTATTCACCGCTGGAAGATTCTCATTGATCAGAATAGAATTAACTTGTACCATTCCCATGGTGGGGTCATTAACTTGCACGGTTACCATGCTTGAATCAGGATATCCCCATTTAATCATCATGTGATCTCTTACCTTGCGTTGTCTTCTGTCAGCAAAAACCTGCAAATAGTAAAAGTTAAGATCCCATTGGGTGAGGGTAGGGGTTTCAGATTGTCTGGTATATAGGGTGGTTGCTGTTGATGGGTATCTCCACCGCTCAACATTTTCAAGCATAGAAGGTGTAAGTGCGTTATATATTTCAGTTACTTTTTGACTCACTCTGTTTTTTCTGTATTGTGAATTGAGAAGGTCACACATCCGGTTGACAAATTTTTTCTTGAAAGTTTCGTTCTCAAGCATGCCTCTGAAAAAACGTGTGTATGAAGCAAATGTTCCACTAGCTACGGTAGCAGCATTTAAGGTGTTGACCGTGTAATATGCATTGCTGCAATCTCCGCCAAATGCTCCATCAAAATCATAAAATACCCATCTGAATTTGCCATCATGCGGTTTTGTTTTTTGAGGATTAAATGGCCCTGTTTTTCTCCATATAACCACGTTTGAATAAACCCAATCTACGTTGCTGAGAAAAATTTCAGAACACATATAATCAATGTAATTGTCTTCATCAATTTTTTCAAGGACATATTGATAGTGCTGATCAAGTGACATGTCATTGGCAATGATATAATCTTCAAGACTTGACATTTCATCAGCATCTACCTGAAATCCGTCTTGCACATCATATTCCTGATCAAGTATAGTGATATCGTTGTCATCAACTCCATATCTGTTTTGAATAAAATATTTGTCTACTCTTTCTTTAATAGTATGGATGCCCCAATATTCTCCGTTGATGAAAAGGATAAGATGACGCACGTGTTGTTGATCAACAGCAAGTCCTTCAGTTATCATGTTTGCTAAATCATCTCTTGGAAAACAACTTGGGCTATGTCCACCACCACGCAGAATAATGCGTTTGTATTTATCTAAAGCGTAGTTATCAAATAGGGGATAATTGAAATTGGTTTCCGGATCAGTATCTCCATATAAGCGCAGATTTTTTTTGCATGAAGATCTGCTTCCTCCACCATGAATTCGTGCTCTGACTTTTTTTGATAAGACAAGATTTCCACCGGCATCAAAATATTCAAGATTAGTGATGCGTTCCCAGGCAACTCCTTTTTCTGAATAGTTTCCATCCGGGTGATTACCGTAAACATAAATTCCACTTTCTTGAGAAAACATATCTACGCTGTCAACAACTAGAGATAAAACAGGCAGTGCATATCTAGATGCGCCCATTGGATCAATCATAAAAGTTTGTGTCACCGTTTCACTTGGAGCGTATCCCGGCTTGAAGGCTTTAAAACGAAGCACATTGATTTTATACACTTCACCATACGGAGGAAGCCAGCCACGGTCATTTGCTCTGTCTAAATCATACGCTCCCATCGGGTAATCAAATGATGGATTGGTAGGAATCATGGAATAAGAGTTAGGTTCACCGTTACGATTACTCAACTCAATTGGGCCTGTATAAATATTGTCTGAAGTGGTAGGTTCGTTCCCGTTAAGTGTATAGAAAATTGTTACTCCGCTCAGCTCATGATTCAAAGTAACAGCTACATCACTTGTGTAAATTCCTGATGTTTGATCTGAATAAGGCAAAGCAAGTTGTTGTGACATCAATGAAGTGCCAAAACAAAGTGCAAACACAATAATCAGAAAATTTCTCATTGCTTCAAATTTATGAATTTCAATTATTTGTACAAAGTTTTAACATGCATGAGATCTAATAAAAAGTCAGGATCTTCTTCTATTTTATTTCCGATAACAATAATATCTGCACCGGCATGGAAAGCCATTTCAACCTGGTCTGAAGTTTTGATACCTCCGCCAATAATTAATGGCACCTGAATTTGTTTTTTAACTGTACTGATCATGTCAGGCGAAACCGGATTCAATGCGCCACTGCCTGCATCTAAAAAAATTGCCTTTACTCCAAGCATTTCCCCTGCCAATGCAGTATTTGCGGCTATGCTATATTGATCAGGCGGAATTGGCGTAGTTTGACTCACGTATTGAACTGAACTGTTTTTTCCGCCGTCAATTAATAAATATCCGGTTGGTATTATTTCAGTTTGCATTGATTTTAATACAGGCGCTGCTTCAACATGATGTCCTATCAAATAATCTGGATTTCTTCCGGAAATCAATGTTAAAAATAATAGCGCATCTGCCTTTGGATGTACTTGATTATATGATCCCGGAAAAATCACGACCGGTATTTGGGTGTGCTCTTTAATGTATTGAATGCAGCTGTTGAAAGAACCTATATTTACTGTACTTCCACCAACAAAAATATAATCTGGTTTCAGTGCATTGATGCGCACTAATAATTCAGCAAGTTGTGATTCATTGGATGTTTTGTCAGGATCAACCAAAACTGCTAATTGCTTTTTACCTGAATTTATTTTTTCAGAAATTGTCATGGTATAATTCTTAAATAACCCGTTGTAATTTGGTTTTGATTTGTGGTGACAACTAAAATATAATTACCTTCTTTAAAATTAGCTATACTAACTGATGCATTTGAATCAGACAGATTTTTATTCTCAACTAATCTGCCCGACAAATCATATATAGCTAGTTGCATTGGGTATGATTCAGGCTGAAATCCGCTAATAAAAAAATGTGTTTTACAAGGGTTGGGATAAACAGCAACACCATCATCAATCGTTAATTCTGCATTACTTAAAAGAGGAATGAATGCCCAGAAATCTCGTAGATTGGTACCTGTGGTTCCGGTTCCGCAATAAGCAATATCACCAATGGTAAATGAAACCATATACCTTCTTGCTTGTCCGTCAAAATCTGCAATTTGAATCCAGCTGTCATTGGTGAAATCATACTTCCAGAAATCATCAAAATTTTCAGTGCCTTCATTATTGTTACCGGTGCCTATATAGGCTTCACCATTTAATACAAAACCTGTTGCATCTTGGCGTGGTGTTATACCAACGTCTGCTTTTTGGATCCAGGAATTGGTTGTTGGATCATACTCAAAAAAATCAGCTCTATCATCACCAAACACGTGACCTGTGCCAACATAACCTTTCCCGTTGTGCGCAAACGCTACTGCTGAGCTGCGTGCTTCACCGGTGAAATCTGCAATCTGAGTCCAGTTGTTAGTGGTTGGATTGTATGCATAAAAATCAGCAGCATATCCTGATTCGGTTTGTCCTGTTCCGCAATATCCTATATCGTCAATCATGAATGCACATGCCCCGCGACGAGGCACCCCGGGAAATGAATCAACCTGAACCCAAGTATTTATTAAGGGAATATATTTCCAAAAATCATTGCAATATTCACTATTGTCGTTTTCGCCAAGTCCAACATAAGCATAGCTGCCAATAGTGAAAGCACTTGAGTGATATCTGTAGCCTCCGCCATAATCTGCTATTTGTGTCCAGCTATTGGTGCCCGGGTCATACTCCCAGTAATCTTTGAAATAGGCTAGTCCGCCTGAATTGGTATGGCCCCCACCTATGTATCCTTTATTTCCAATTGAAAAGCCGGTACAACGGTGCCGCGCATCTCCTCCAAACGAGGCTTTTTGTATCCACATACCGCTTACGTTAAAGCTAAGCAAATGAATCAATGCTAAACTTACTATCAAATATAAAATATAACGGTGCATGGTACCCAATCTAACTGTTTACGAAAAAGAATGTCAGAAAGTTGTATTAATTATAGGTTAAATTTCAAAACACAGATTTGCCATTCATATCTTCATGTGAACACCAGCAAATAACAAATTCTCCTAAATCATGATAACGAAATATGTAATGGTGTAATTCTTTGTCTTTGATTACATCTGCATAAACTTCTTGGTTTCGAATTTTCAGCCTGATATTGTCTTTGAGGCTCAACCCTTCGGTATTTTCCATTTTGTAAATAGCCTCTTTGATGCTCCACGCAAGGGTTATCTGGGTGAGATCAAGTATATTTAACTCTTGAAGTTCTGAGTTTGAAAGAAATTTCTTTGATATTCGTATAAGTTTATCTGATTTGAATTCTGCATCTATTCCCACCTCATGTGTTGGATGATAGGCAATAGCAACAATATTACGTGAATGTGAAATGCTGATGAACCCTCCATTTTCAAGATATGGTCTTCCTTTCGTATCATAAGAAATTATTCTGCCAGAGTTAAATGAATGCCAAAGTACGCGTGTGTAAAGGAATTCAGCCTTGCGTTTGACTGATAGAAAGGAATTGTAGCGCATTAATTCATTTTCAGTTAATGCGTTTAGGGTTTCAGCAGGTAATGTCTTATTATCAAACTGAATATATTTTATCACGCTGCCGTTGTGTGATGCTAAGTGATGAATGGTGTACAATTGACAATCAGTTTAATTATGGTGCAAATTACAAAGGAGTTTTGTACTTTTGCAGCCTTATACTAAAGAAAAATTGACGATGAGCACTACAGAACAAAAATTAAAATACAAAGTCAAAGACATTAGTCTGGCAGAATGGGGAAGAAAAGAGATCCGCCTAGCAGAAGCTGAAATGCCCGGTTTGATGGCTTTAAGAGCAGAGTATGGATCAACCAAACCTCTCAAAGGAGCACGCATTGCTGGTTGTTTGCACATGACTATTCAAACAGCAGTATTAATTGAAACCTTAGTTGAATTGGGCGCTGAGGTTACTTGGTCATCATGTAATATTTTTTCAACTCAAGATCATGCAGCGTCTGCAATTGCTGCTGCAGGCATTCCGGTATATGCTTGGAAGGGTATGAATGAACAAGAATTTGACTGGTGCATTGAACAAACTCTTTTTGCCTTTGAAGGTGGTAAACCTCTGAATATGATTCTAGACGATGGTGGTGATTTAACGAATATGGTTTTTGATCGCTATCCTGAGCTGACAAAAGATATCCGTGGATTATCTGAAGAAACAACCACCGGTGTGCATCGTCTTTATGAGCGTGTGAAAAATGGTACTTTGGTGATGCCTGCAATCAATGTGAATGATTCTGTTACTAAATCAAAATTTGATAATAAATACGGATGTAAAGAGTCACTAGTTGATGCAATACGCAGAGCTACTGATGTGATGATGGCAGGCAAGGTTGCCGTTGTTGCCGGTTACGGTGATGTAGGTAAGGGATCAGCAGCTTCGTTAAAAGGGGCGGGTGCCCGTGTGATTGTGACTGAAATTGATCCTATTTGTGCATTGCAGGCCGCAATGGATGGTTTTGAAGTAAAGCCAATGGATAAAGCCGTAATGGAGGCAGACATTGTTGTTACCGCTACCGGTAATAAAGATATCGTGCTTGGTCGTCATTTTGAAAAGATGAAAGATAAAACCATCGTGTGCAACATTGGTCACTTTGACAATGAAATTGATGTAGCATGGCTTAACAAAAACTGGGGAAAAACCAAGTTAGAAGTTAAACCTCAAGTTGATTTGTATACCGTGAATGGAAAAGACATTATCCTTTTAGCTGAAGGTCGTTTGGTTAATCTTGGTTGCGCAACCGGGCACCCTTCTTTTGTAATGTCAAACTCTTTTACAAATCAAACGTTAGCTCAAATTGAACTGTGGAATAATTCTGCTGCATATAAAAATGATGTCTACACACTTCCAAAACATCTAGATGAGAAAGTTGCGCGTTTACACCTTGCTAAAATTGGGGTAGAACTGGAAACTCTCTCTGAAGAACAAGCTAAATATATTGGTGTTACTGTGGCCGGTCCGTTCAAAGCAGAACACTACAGATATTAATATTTTTAGAACGAAATTAATTTCAAATCCTGCCTCTTTAGAAGGCGGGATTTTTTTTAATTATAGATACTTACCGTGTAGGCGCCGTCCCAGGTAGTGTAATATTTTTTTAGTCCAAATTGAGCTGGCCCTGCAAGTACCTGTCCGTTTTGAATGCTAAATCGTGAACCTGAGCAAGTATCTATCAACTCAAAAATATTATCCGGATTTACCATGACAATAGCACATGCGTCGTCTGAATTATAAGTGGAATGTCTGTCAAAGGCTACAAATTCTGAAAAATTGTTGTAGACTACGATACCTCTGGATCCCCCATTAACATAGCTATATCCCCCTGGTGCATTCAAAGCCTGATAGGCAGGCAAATCTAAGTTAATAGTCACGTTAACAGGCACATTAGGAATTGGGTATTTCTCTTCCTTACATGAAATTGTCAACAATGCCAGAAAGAGCATTGCAATAATTCGTTTTCTTGAATATATTTGAAACATGAAAGTGAATCTTCAAAAACTATTAACGAAATTATTAATAATTATTTCAGTTACGCTCATTTTACCTTCTGAGGGGTTTGTGCAAGATAAAGGAGCGAAGTCTATTAAATCAGGCGGTGGTGGTTCACGCAATAAAAGTCGTGGCTTGAGAAGCAGCTACAGCTCCAGAAAAAGATCCGGTCGCAAACACTGGAATAATCAAGACAAAGAAACCAGAAAACGTATGAGGCGTGCAGCTCGCAACGCAAAAAGACGTCAAAAGGGAAAACCAATGAAGAATAACAGACTGGTATAATAAACTCAGTTTTCGGTTTTATTTTTCTTTATCCTTTAGTTCTCAGTATCTAAATTTGTCAGTGAGTAAAAACGGTTAAGATTTTGTTATTTTTTTTTGCTCGACCAGATTTTATTTACCTATATTTACCCGCTATTGTATTTTAGGAATATTTAACAAATACGCTTACTTATGCTGAAGTCTCTACGATTGGTAATTACAACTTTCTTGTTGTCAGCTGGTTTTGCCTACGCGCAAACCGGTACAGGTTCTATCAAAGGAACAATTACCGATAAAGTATCTGGTGAACCCCTTCCCTTTGTTAAGGTGATTGTTTTTTCGGGTGACCAGCAAAAAGGTTATGCCGCAACTGATTTTGACGGCAAGTTCCTTATCAGTTCTCTCGCTCCCGGTTCCTATGATGTGGAATTGAGATTTGTCGGTTATCAAACTGTGAGACAAACCGGAGTTATCGTGAGTTCTGATAAATACACCATTTTGGATGATCTTCAAATGGGACAAACCGCTGAAATGCTTGATGTGGTTGAGGTAATTACGTATTCAGTTCCTCTTATCAATAAAGACGGGGGTGCTTCTGGTGGTACGGTAACTCGTGAAGATATTTCCAAAATGCCAACTCGTGATGCAACCGGGATTGCTACTACCGTGGGTGGTGTCTATAACGCAGAAGGTTCAGGAGCATTGCAAATTCGCGGTGCACGTGCTGAAGATTCATATTATTATATTGATGGTATTAAAGTGCGCGGTTCTTCTTCTTTGCCTAAAGCGGCTATGCAAGAGGTGTCGGTTATTACTGGTGGTGTGCCAGCAAACTATGGTGACGTAACGGGCGGTATTATTTCTATTACTACTCGCGGTCCTTCTGCCCAGTATTTTGGATCGTTTGAAGGCGTAACTTCTGGATTCTACTTCAATGGTCAAGATCCACTAGGTTATGACGGCAAAGTGTTTGGTCTTGATAAATACGGATATAATCTGTTGGAAGGAATGATCTCTGGTCCACTATTAATGAAAAAGGATTCTACCGGTGCAAAAACAGATCCCATTTTAGGTTTCTTCATTTCTGCCAACTTTACTGATGAGCTTGACAGCCGCCCACTTACTAATGGCGGTGCATGGAGAATAAAACAAGATGCTCGTGATTCTTTGTTGCTGAATCCTTTGCGTCCAACAGGTATCGGACAAGGTACTTATTATAATGCCAGTTATTTGAGAAATGATACTGAAAATCCTGAAAATTCAGATTTCGAACAGGTTCCTTGGAGAATGAATGCTCGTGGTCGTTCTGCTTCTTTCGCAGGTAAAATTGACGTGAATGCGGGACCTTCAATCAACTTGACTTTTGGTGCCTCGGCTGCATATTATAATGGAAGAGGATATTCTTATCAAGGTTCATTGATGAACTTCGAAAATTTTGGCCTCAATACATCATTCGACTGGCGTGTGTACGGTCGTTTCACTCAACGATTCGCGAACGATGATGCAAACTCTGCTTCAAAAGTTAAAAATGCTTTCTACTCTATCATGATTGATTACTCTCAGTCTTATGACAGATCTTGGGATGCTACTCATCAAGACCGTATTTTCAACTATGGTCATGTTGGTACATTCACTACCTACAGAATTCCAACTTATGAATTCAATCAAGATGGGGATAGCTTGATACATAATGGTTATCAAGATGTTTTGGTGACTTTTGATCCAAATTATACAGTTTCGAAAGACGGTGATACTGCGCTTACTGCATTATCGGCGATAACAAATCAGTACTATCAGATTTATGAAGGGAATCCTTTTGGTAATTACGAAAATCAATTCCAGATCCAACAAGGTGGTGGCTTGAGAAACGGAGACGTACCTGATAATGTATATGGTATTTGGGATAACCTTGGAACTCCATATAATTATTATGGATATTCACAGGCTGATCAGTTCCGTATTACTGGTTCTGGTACTGTTAACCTAAGCGATCATGCTATTTCACTTGGTTTCGAATATGAACAGCGCTGGGATAGAAACTTCGGCGGCGCACCAATCGGTATTTGGACAATTGCTCGTCAGTATATGAATAACCATATTCTTGAGTATGACAAATCAGTTGCAGGTTCTACTTATGATTTTTATGGAACCTTTCCGCGTGTCACCTATGACAGATTGAATGCTGCACCTGGTGATTACGGTGGACAACAATCTAATGATGCTCAATATTTCTTTGATTATAATGTGCGTCTCGGTCAAGGTCTGAATCCTGACGGAACTGATTTTGTTGACATCGATGCTATTGATCCTAATTTCTTCACATTGGATATGTTCAGCGCAGATGAATTGTTGAATTCAGGAAATAATATTTTTAGCTGGTATGGGTATGACCATGTTGGTAATAAAGTGAAAGGCGCTACAAACATCAATGATTATTTTACCGAATTTGATGAGAATGGAAATTATAAACGCCATATTGGAGCTTTCCAGCCAATCTATGTCGCGGGATACGTGATGGATAAATTTGCATTTGATGATATTATTTTCAACGTAGGTGTTCGTGTTGACATGTTTGACGCAAATCAACCGGTATTGAAAGATCCATACTTATTATACACTGCTAAAACCGTAGGTGAAATATCGCAATTTGACAACGGTACGGCCATCACTCACCCTGATAATATGGGCGATGATTATGTAGTTTATGTCAATGATGTAAACAACATCACTGCTATTAACGGTTACCGTAACGGTGACACTTGGTATGATGCCAATGGTGTTGAGGTGTCTGATCCTACTGTCATTTCTGGAAGTAAAGGTATTGCACCATGGTTAGTTGATCCATCGCTTACAAACCCAACAGCTGATGCATTTGAAGATTATAAACCACAAATTAATGTGATGCCTCGTATCGCATTCTCGTTCCCAATCTCTGATGAGGCTTCATTCTTTGCACACTACGACATCTTGACAAAACGTCCTACAACCGGTAATCGTTTTGACCCTATTGATTATCAATTCTTGCAAACGAGAAATGAAATCATTAATAACCCGAATTTGAAACCTGAAAAAACCATTGACTATGAGCTCGGTTTCCAACAAGTATTGAGTCGTACCTCATCATTGAAAATCTCTGCTTTCTACAAGGAACAAAGGAATCAGGTTCAGTTGATGAACGTACTGATGGCATATCCAAACACCTACCGTACATACGGCAATCGTGACTTTGGTACAGTTAAAGGGTTGACGATCATGTATGACCTTAGAAGAACCGGCAATGTCCGTATGACAGCTGCTTACACATTGCAGTTTGCTAACGGTACAGGGTCTGATCCAAATTCTGCTCTTGCACTTGTAAACTCAGGTTCTCCAAACTTGCGTACTATTTTCCCTTATTCTTACGATCAACGTCATGCATTCTCAATTGTGTTGGATTATCGTTACGGAACAGGGAAAGATTACAACGGACCAAAAATTGGAAATTTTGAGGTATTTGGAAACACTGGATTAAACATTGTAACTAACATTGGTTCTGGTACTCCTTATTCAGGTTTGAAAACTCCAGTTGGTGATGGTTTGATTTCTCCAAATAGCTCACAATTGGAAGGAACAGTAAACGGTTCAAGAAAACCTTGGACTTATCGTATAGATCTTCAATTAGACAGAAATTTTGATTTGGAATTTGGCAATGATGAAAATAAAAAGAAAGCGGCATACCTGAATGTATACTGCCGTGTTACAAATATTTTCAACTTCCAAAACGTACTTAATGTATATCGTGCAACAGGTAACGCATCAGATGACGGATATCTTGCTGCTGCACAATATCAGACTTCAATTCAAAGTCAATTGGATGAACAAGCATTCAGAGATTATTATCTGATGAAGGTTGCAAACCCTTTCAACCTTGGTTTCCCAAGAACAATTCGTATAGGTGTAAAATTTGATTTTTAATCAGACATAAATTCAAATTCAAAAGATTATGAAGCGAATAATCGTAAGTGTTGTAATGATGGGGATAGCCGGATCAGTTCTGGCTTATAAGGACATGAACAGTCATGGCCCTGTTACCCCTTCAGGTGGAGATGATCGCGCAGCCGGCTGTGCTCCGGCAAATGAAAGACTCTTCATGGAGTTTAATAATGTGCGTGCATTGATTGAAACAGGCGGTAGCTTGTGGCAAGATCGTGCCAATTCAAAAGCATCTTATGAAGTACCAGTTGGAGGTGATAACCACGTCTTGTATTCAGGTGCGCTTTGGATGGGTGGTGAAGATATCAATGGACAATTGAAATTAGCTGCACATAAATTTAGAACTGGGAATGACTTCTGGCCGGGTCCTTTGGGAGGATTAATCGCCGGTTCTGGTAATTTCAATCCTTTCGTTGTGCAAAATGCAGATATGATTTTGGTGCGCGACAATGGTGCCGCTGACATTATCCCATCTCAATGTACCAAGTATGATAAATTTTTTACCATTCGTAAAGCAGAGGTAATGCAGTTCATCACATGGTGGAATTGCCAGAATGGAGTACTTGATCCGGAAGATTGCGAAGAAGTGCTTGAAATGGATCAAGAAGTGTTAGACCGTATCGTAAACTGGCCTGCTCATGGTGATCCAAGTTTAGGAGAAGATTTTTACTTAGCTCCTTTTTATGACAATGCGCCTCCGGGCCAATCGCCTAATGGAATCTATGATCCTATTAATGATGGTGATTATCCATGGTATGATGTGCGTGATGAAATTGATTGCCGTAACGATCGTCGTGTAACCTTGTTTGGTGACGAAACGCACTGGTGGGTATTCAATGACAAAGGAAACATTCACACTGAATCTGGTGGTGACCCAATTGGTATGGAAATTCGTGCGCAAGCTTTTGCCTTTGCAACCGACGATGCGGTGAATGATATGACTTTTTATAACTACGAATTGATTAACAGAGGAACTCAAACTTTGTATAATACCTATTTCGGACAATGGGCCGACCCGGATGTTGGATTTGCAACCGATGACTATGTAGGTTGTGATGTTACTCGTGGTTTGGGTTACGCTTATAACGGTGATGCTGTTGACCAAGGTGGTAACGGTCAACCTGGTTATGGTAACAACCCTCCAGCTGTTGGTATTGACTTTTTTGAAGGCCCATATCAAGATGTTGACGGGGTTGATAATGCCAAAGGGATTGGACCCAATGAAGCATTGAACGGAATTGGATATGGCGATGGTATCGTTGACAACGAGCGCTATGGAATGAGACGTTTCGTCTATTACAACAACTCAAGCGCTCAAAACGGTGAACCAGATAATGCAACGGATTATTACCGCTATATGCAAGGTATTTGGAAAAATGGCTCTCCAATGCGATATGGTGGAGATGGATTCAATACCGGTACAACTAGTTTGGAAGCTGATTTTATGTTCCCGGGTGATTCAGACCCGCAAAATTGGGGAACTGATGGAGTAGATCCTGGTTTTGAATGGACAGAAATCACTGCCGGTAACCCGCCTGCTGACCGTCGTTTTATTCAGTCTGCCGGACCATTCGTACTTTCTCCAGGTGCGGTAAATAACATTACAGTTGGTGTTGTTTATGGACGTAGTGACGAAACTGATCTTGAAGCATCTGTGCGTGCAATGAAAACTGCTGACACAAAGGCTCAGGCTTTATTTGATAACTGCTTTGAATTAGTTGAACCGCCTGTGGCGCCTACTTTAACTATTCAAGAAATGGAAAATCAATTGATTCTTTATTTAACTGACCCTCCAGGTGTAAACATTGAGTCATATTATGAGCGTGATAAAATCAACATCATTACTCCTGATGAATTGATTGATCAAGGGATTTATTATGATGATACTTTCTGGTTTGAAGGTTATCAGGTCTTCCAAATGCGCGATGAGCTTTCTGCGGTTACTCAATTGGATGATATTGAACAAGCACGTTTGGTTGCACAGTGTGATATTGTCAACGGTGTATCAAAATTGGTGAACTATACTTATGATGAGGAATTAGATATCTCGATTCCTGCTGTTATGGTTGAAGGAGCTGATGAAGGATTGAAACATTCATTTGTAATTACTGAAGACCTTTTTGCAACCGGTGATCGTAAACTGGT
This genomic stretch from Crocinitomicaceae bacterium harbors:
- a CDS encoding carboxypeptidase regulatory-like domain-containing protein translates to MLKSLRLVITTFLLSAGFAYAQTGTGSIKGTITDKVSGEPLPFVKVIVFSGDQQKGYAATDFDGKFLISSLAPGSYDVELRFVGYQTVRQTGVIVSSDKYTILDDLQMGQTAEMLDVVEVITYSVPLINKDGGASGGTVTREDISKMPTRDATGIATTVGGVYNAEGSGALQIRGARAEDSYYYIDGIKVRGSSSLPKAAMQEVSVITGGVPANYGDVTGGIISITTRGPSAQYFGSFEGVTSGFYFNGQDPLGYDGKVFGLDKYGYNLLEGMISGPLLMKKDSTGAKTDPILGFFISANFTDELDSRPLTNGGAWRIKQDARDSLLLNPLRPTGIGQGTYYNASYLRNDTENPENSDFEQVPWRMNARGRSASFAGKIDVNAGPSINLTFGASAAYYNGRGYSYQGSLMNFENFGLNTSFDWRVYGRFTQRFANDDANSASKVKNAFYSIMIDYSQSYDRSWDATHQDRIFNYGHVGTFTTYRIPTYEFNQDGDSLIHNGYQDVLVTFDPNYTVSKDGDTALTALSAITNQYYQIYEGNPFGNYENQFQIQQGGGLRNGDVPDNVYGIWDNLGTPYNYYGYSQADQFRITGSGTVNLSDHAISLGFEYEQRWDRNFGGAPIGIWTIARQYMNNHILEYDKSVAGSTYDFYGTFPRVTYDRLNAAPGDYGGQQSNDAQYFFDYNVRLGQGLNPDGTDFVDIDAIDPNFFTLDMFSADELLNSGNNIFSWYGYDHVGNKVKGATNINDYFTEFDENGNYKRHIGAFQPIYVAGYVMDKFAFDDIIFNVGVRVDMFDANQPVLKDPYLLYTAKTVGEISQFDNGTAITHPDNMGDDYVVYVNDVNNITAINGYRNGDTWYDANGVEVSDPTVISGSKGIAPWLVDPSLTNPTADAFEDYKPQINVMPRIAFSFPISDEASFFAHYDILTKRPTTGNRFDPIDYQFLQTRNEIINNPNLKPEKTIDYELGFQQVLSRTSSLKISAFYKEQRNQVQLMNVLMAYPNTYRTYGNRDFGTVKGLTIMYDLRRTGNVRMTAAYTLQFANGTGSDPNSALALVNSGSPNLRTIFPYSYDQRHAFSIVLDYRYGTGKDYNGPKIGNFEVFGNTGLNIVTNIGSGTPYSGLKTPVGDGLISPNSSQLEGTVNGSRKPWTYRIDLQLDRNFDLEFGNDENKKKAAYLNVYCRVTNIFNFQNVLNVYRATGNASDDGYLAAAQYQTSIQSQLDEQAFRDYYLMKVANPFNLGFPRTIRIGVKFDF